In a single window of the Terrirubrum flagellatum genome:
- a CDS encoding ABC transporter ATP-binding protein, which produces MKEAAIEVEGLKAGYGETVVLHGVDLSIARGEFIAMLGSSGCGKTTLLRTVAGFQRAFAGAVRLFGRDVAPLPPEKRGLAMVFQSYALWPHMTVLGNVGYGLKLRGVAREDIRKRVRAVLAMLNLDGLEDRKVTDLSGGQRQRVALGRALAIEPDILLLDEPLSNLDAKVRLQLRDEIKSLQNRLGFTALHVTHDREEAMTMADRIVVMNAGRIAQLGAPEEVYDKPASPFIATFMGAENRIELKIARADGAYDVSTGGVARRSRSADALPEGAVTAYFRDSAAALVAHDEQADDAIVLPGRIVQRSYPGGHYRYSVETEGRQFSVTHDHYHDLGSAVGLKLPFRAMHLFPSSE; this is translated from the coding sequence ATGAAAGAGGCGGCGATCGAGGTCGAGGGGTTGAAGGCGGGGTATGGCGAGACCGTGGTGCTGCACGGCGTCGACCTTTCCATCGCGCGCGGCGAATTCATTGCGATGCTGGGCTCGTCGGGCTGCGGCAAGACCACACTGCTGCGGACCGTCGCCGGCTTCCAGCGCGCCTTCGCCGGCGCCGTCAGACTGTTCGGCAGGGATGTCGCGCCGCTGCCGCCGGAGAAGCGCGGCCTCGCCATGGTGTTCCAGTCCTACGCGCTGTGGCCGCATATGACGGTGCTCGGCAATGTCGGCTACGGGCTGAAGCTGCGAGGCGTCGCGCGCGAAGACATCCGCAAGCGCGTGCGCGCGGTGCTCGCGATGCTCAATCTCGACGGGCTCGAAGATCGCAAGGTGACCGATCTCTCCGGCGGCCAACGCCAGCGCGTCGCGCTTGGCCGCGCGCTCGCGATCGAGCCCGACATTCTTCTGCTCGACGAGCCGCTCTCCAATCTCGACGCCAAGGTGCGTCTGCAACTGCGCGACGAGATCAAGTCGCTGCAGAACAGGCTCGGCTTCACGGCGCTGCACGTCACCCATGATCGCGAAGAGGCGATGACGATGGCCGACCGCATCGTGGTGATGAATGCGGGCCGCATTGCGCAGCTCGGCGCGCCGGAGGAAGTCTACGACAAGCCCGCCTCGCCTTTCATCGCCACCTTCATGGGGGCGGAAAATCGCATCGAGCTGAAGATCGCCCGCGCCGACGGCGCCTATGACGTCTCGACCGGCGGCGTCGCGCGACGTTCGCGCAGCGCCGACGCGCTGCCTGAAGGCGCGGTCACCGCTTATTTCCGCGACAGCGCCGCGGCGCTGGTGGCGCATGACGAGCAGGCCGACGACGCGATCGTGCTGCCCGGCCGCATCGTGCAGCGCAGCTATCCCGGCGGGCACTATCGTTACAGTGTCGAGACAGAGGGACGTCAGTTCTCTGTCACACACGACCACTATCACGACCTCGGATCAGCAGTGGGGCTGAAGCTGCCATTCCGGGCGATGCATCTTTTTCCGAGTTCGGAATGA
- a CDS encoding extracellular solute-binding protein produces MKMHLLAGLGAAALMAAPASAQTLNVVTAGDQNMVDYVKDYLGPMFEKQHPGVKVVSVGTGPGDAGSQKIFEKLDAQKKAGAAAWDFDVVVIHQKMAGDMAKDGMLVRYRGDIPTGKLVTRDSAVNSLGANVDGYVMPMFHSQTALAYNADMVKDVPSSYPELVEWTKKHPKQFGYNGIKGGMSGVAFVTGWVSAFGGDSAKLEKGPYDPAVKNSWDKPLADLKAFNQNVVITPGNAGTLDMLNRGEIAIGPVWVDMFYTWQADGKLPPNMKLKLMSPGMPGQPMYYAIPAKAANAKLAEQFIALATSPQVQADGIVKKFNWYPGIDAQNLEGKLDKAAWEKLFTDIKPADLSEKGRPFPIAPYFNDILESYEKKVAN; encoded by the coding sequence ATGAAAATGCATCTTTTGGCCGGCCTCGGCGCGGCGGCGCTGATGGCGGCGCCTGCGTCGGCGCAGACGCTCAACGTCGTGACCGCGGGCGACCAGAACATGGTCGATTACGTCAAGGATTATCTCGGGCCGATGTTCGAGAAGCAGCATCCGGGCGTGAAGGTCGTGTCGGTCGGCACAGGCCCCGGAGACGCCGGCTCGCAGAAAATTTTCGAGAAGCTCGACGCGCAGAAGAAGGCCGGCGCAGCCGCCTGGGATTTCGACGTCGTCGTCATCCACCAGAAGATGGCCGGCGACATGGCGAAAGACGGCATGCTCGTGCGCTATCGCGGCGACATCCCGACCGGCAAACTGGTGACCCGCGATTCCGCCGTGAATTCGCTCGGCGCGAACGTCGACGGCTATGTCATGCCGATGTTCCATTCGCAGACGGCGCTCGCCTACAACGCCGACATGGTGAAGGACGTCCCGTCGAGCTATCCCGAACTCGTCGAATGGACGAAGAAGCATCCGAAGCAGTTCGGCTATAACGGCATCAAGGGCGGCATGTCCGGCGTCGCCTTCGTCACCGGCTGGGTCTCGGCCTTCGGCGGCGATTCCGCCAAGCTCGAAAAGGGCCCTTATGATCCGGCCGTGAAAAACAGCTGGGACAAGCCGCTCGCCGACCTCAAGGCGTTCAACCAGAATGTTGTGATCACGCCCGGCAACGCCGGCACGCTCGACATGCTCAATCGCGGCGAGATCGCCATCGGTCCGGTTTGGGTCGACATGTTCTACACCTGGCAGGCGGACGGCAAGCTGCCGCCAAACATGAAGCTGAAACTCATGTCGCCCGGCATGCCTGGCCAGCCGATGTATTACGCGATCCCGGCGAAGGCCGCGAACGCCAAGCTCGCCGAACAATTCATCGCGCTGGCGACGAGCCCGCAGGTGCAGGCCGACGGCATCGTCAAGAAGTTCAACTGGTATCCCGGCATCGACGCGCAGAATCTCGAAGGCAAGCTCGACAAGGCGGCCTGGGAGAAGCTGTTCACCGACATCAAGCCGGCCGACCTCTCGGAGAAGGGCCGCCCCTTCCCGATCGCGCCCTACTTCAACGACATTCTCGAATCCTACGAGAAGAAGGTCGCGAATTGA
- a CDS encoding tetratricopeptide repeat protein, which translates to MSFKANAETATLFAENLRRAGRIADAEQLEQIIKIEKNAKIKMHFGEALQLAMMLHRYEKKEQAEVIYRALLRVDPDHARVNHFLGVLLHLDKRRKDALRYMQRSMKLLGDQAWAWNNFGNLLNDDPKKGAQAQDAYETALRLAPDYPEAHNNLGIVFERAGRLEDALQNYKRATELKPDYFEAFYNLGYLYVSLERHDEAILALSQSIVLQGDDSTRQSRVLMAHAYRAIGQPEKSLAIFREWAQAEPDNPVARHMLAAQSGEKPDRAADSFVVSTFDSFADSFDSKLSMLGYRAPQIVAEALAEAHPDGLSFGVLADAGCGTGLCGVLVRERCKRMIGFDLSAGMLEKAEARGYDELHKAELTAFLRERLGAFNSIISADTLCYFGELDQFASAAFGALKSRGVLVFTVEALEGEGDDGFRLEPHGRYSHRRGFIEKRLSEAGLTVESIRQDTLRKEDAKPVKGWIVTARKPG; encoded by the coding sequence GTGAGTTTCAAGGCGAACGCTGAAACGGCGACCCTCTTCGCGGAGAATTTGCGGCGCGCCGGCCGCATCGCTGACGCCGAGCAGCTTGAACAGATCATCAAGATCGAGAAGAACGCCAAGATCAAAATGCATTTCGGCGAGGCGTTGCAACTCGCGATGATGCTTCATCGTTATGAGAAGAAGGAGCAGGCCGAAGTGATCTATCGCGCGCTGCTTCGCGTCGATCCCGATCATGCTCGCGTCAATCACTTTCTCGGCGTGCTCCTGCATCTCGACAAGCGGCGGAAGGATGCGCTGCGATATATGCAGCGTTCGATGAAGCTCCTCGGCGATCAGGCCTGGGCCTGGAATAATTTCGGCAATCTTCTGAACGACGATCCCAAGAAGGGCGCGCAAGCTCAGGACGCTTACGAGACGGCGCTCAGATTGGCGCCGGACTATCCCGAGGCGCACAACAATCTCGGCATCGTCTTCGAGCGCGCCGGACGCCTCGAGGACGCGTTGCAAAACTACAAGCGCGCGACCGAATTGAAGCCGGATTATTTCGAAGCGTTCTATAATCTCGGCTATCTCTATGTATCGCTTGAGCGGCATGACGAAGCGATCCTGGCGCTGAGCCAGTCGATCGTGCTCCAGGGGGACGACAGCACGCGGCAGTCGCGCGTTCTGATGGCGCACGCCTACCGGGCGATCGGCCAGCCTGAAAAATCGCTGGCGATTTTCCGTGAATGGGCGCAGGCCGAGCCCGACAATCCGGTCGCCCGCCACATGCTCGCGGCGCAAAGCGGCGAAAAGCCTGATCGCGCCGCGGACAGTTTTGTCGTGTCGACATTCGACAGTTTCGCGGACAGCTTTGACTCGAAGCTCAGCATGCTTGGCTATCGGGCGCCGCAGATTGTCGCCGAAGCGCTCGCCGAGGCGCATCCCGACGGACTGAGCTTCGGCGTGCTCGCCGACGCCGGCTGCGGCACCGGACTTTGCGGCGTGCTGGTGCGCGAGCGCTGCAAGCGGATGATTGGCTTTGATCTCTCGGCCGGCATGCTCGAAAAGGCCGAAGCCCGCGGTTACGACGAGTTGCACAAGGCCGAGCTGACCGCGTTCCTTCGCGAGCGCCTCGGCGCATTTAATTCGATCATCTCGGCTGACACGCTCTGCTACTTTGGCGAGCTCGATCAGTTCGCGAGCGCCGCCTTTGGCGCGCTCAAATCGAGAGGCGTGCTCGTCTTCACGGTCGAAGCGCTTGAAGGCGAGGGGGATGACGGCTTCCGCCTTGAGCCGCACGGCCGGTACAGCCACCGTCGCGGCTTCATCGAGAAGCGTCTCTCGGAGGCCGGACTGACCGTTGAATCCATCCGACAGGATACGCTGCGCAAGGAAGACGCCAAGCCCGTGAAGGGCTGGATCGTCACGGCGCGCAAGCCCGGCTGA
- a CDS encoding acyl carrier protein — protein sequence MSDIAERVKKIVVEHLGVDAEKVTEKANFIDDLGADSLDTVELVMAFEEEFGVEIPDDAAEKIATVGDAISFLSSKAPA from the coding sequence ATGAGTGACATCGCCGAACGCGTTAAGAAGATCGTGGTCGAGCATCTGGGCGTCGACGCGGAGAAAGTGACCGAGAAGGCGAACTTCATCGACGATCTCGGCGCTGATTCGCTCGACACGGTCGAACTCGTCATGGCGTTCGAAGAGGAATTCGGAGTCGAGATTCCGGACGACGCGGCCGAGAAGATCGCGACCGTCGGCGACGCGATTTCGTTCCTGTCCAGCAAGGCCCCGGCGTAA
- a CDS encoding alpha/beta hydrolase, with translation MSFAVDASFSAPPSRWLLALEGRALPELALFGAALPLLARAPRGDGHPVIVIPGLMASDLAMRPLAAFLRGRGYAAQGWGLGRNLGPLPGVEDRMIARIETLRRTHGRKVSLIGWSLGGIYARQIAKRLPDDIRCVISLGSPFKGSPRATNAWKVYEYVSGFRSEDRDQHMGGAIDTPPPVPFTAIYSRSDGVCSWRVCRENEGLMTENIEVEGSHCGLPHNPAAAFAIADRLALPEGSWSKFDRASGWRPWLFRDPDR, from the coding sequence ATGAGCTTCGCCGTCGACGCCTCATTCTCCGCGCCGCCTTCGCGCTGGCTTCTGGCGCTTGAAGGACGGGCGCTGCCTGAGCTCGCGCTGTTCGGCGCCGCTCTGCCTTTGCTCGCTCGCGCCCCGCGCGGCGACGGACATCCCGTGATCGTCATTCCCGGCCTGATGGCGAGCGATCTTGCGATGCGTCCCCTGGCCGCCTTTCTCCGGGGGCGCGGATACGCGGCGCAGGGCTGGGGGCTGGGCCGCAATCTCGGCCCGCTTCCTGGCGTCGAAGACAGGATGATCGCGCGCATTGAAACGTTGCGTCGCACCCACGGCCGCAAGGTCTCGCTCATCGGCTGGAGCCTCGGCGGCATCTACGCGCGCCAGATCGCGAAGCGATTGCCCGACGATATCAGATGCGTGATTTCGCTGGGCTCGCCGTTCAAGGGCAGCCCGCGCGCCACCAACGCCTGGAAGGTCTATGAATATGTCAGCGGCTTCAGGTCGGAGGATCGCGACCAGCATATGGGCGGCGCGATCGACACGCCGCCGCCGGTTCCCTTCACGGCGATCTATTCCCGTTCGGACGGCGTCTGTTCATGGCGCGTCTGCCGCGAAAATGAAGGCCTGATGACGGAAAACATCGAAGTCGAAGGCAGCCATTGCGGGCTGCCGCACAATCCCGCCGCCGCCTTTGCGATCGCCGACAGGCTGGCGCTGCCCGAGGGAAGCTGGTCTAAATTCGATCGCGCGAGCGGCTGGCGGCCCTGGTTGTTTCGCGATCCTGATCGGTGA
- the fabF gene encoding beta-ketoacyl-ACP synthase II: protein MMFRRVVITGLGLVTPLGCGVDATWSNILASKSGAGRIGNFDVSDLPCQIACQVPRGDGSNGSFNPDQWMEPKEQRKVDDFIIFAMSAATQALRDADWKPESYDDQATTGVMIGSGIGGLQGIADGAILVKERGPRRLSPFFIPGRLVNLASGYVSIEHGLKGPNHAVSTACSTGAHAIGDASRMIALGDADVMVAGGAESSVTRIGMAGFCACRALCTSFNDAPEKGSRPYDRDRDGFVMGEGAGVVVLEELDHAKARGAKIYAEVIGYGMSGDAYHITAPSEDGDGAYRCMKAAIKRAGVSPAEIDYINAHGTSTMADTIELGAVERVVGNAAGKLSMSSTKSAIGHLLGASGAVEAIFTTLAIRDQVAPPTINLDNPSVETAIDLTPHTAKKRQIDVALSNSFGFGGTNASLVLRRYQA from the coding sequence ATGATGTTCCGACGAGTCGTTATCACGGGGCTTGGCCTGGTCACGCCGCTTGGATGCGGCGTCGACGCGACATGGTCCAACATCCTCGCATCGAAATCAGGCGCCGGGCGCATCGGAAATTTCGATGTGTCCGACCTGCCTTGTCAGATCGCCTGCCAGGTCCCGCGCGGCGATGGCTCCAACGGCAGCTTCAATCCTGATCAGTGGATGGAGCCGAAGGAGCAGCGCAAGGTCGACGACTTCATCATCTTCGCGATGTCGGCGGCCACGCAGGCGTTGCGCGACGCCGACTGGAAGCCTGAATCCTACGACGATCAGGCGACGACAGGCGTCATGATCGGATCGGGCATCGGCGGCCTGCAGGGCATCGCCGACGGCGCGATTCTCGTGAAGGAACGCGGCCCGCGCCGGCTGTCGCCCTTCTTCATCCCCGGTCGTCTCGTCAATCTCGCGAGCGGATACGTCTCGATCGAGCACGGCCTGAAAGGCCCGAACCATGCGGTTTCGACCGCCTGTTCGACTGGCGCCCATGCGATCGGCGACGCGTCGCGCATGATCGCGCTCGGCGACGCCGATGTGATGGTGGCTGGCGGCGCCGAGTCGTCGGTGACGCGCATCGGCATGGCGGGCTTCTGCGCCTGCCGCGCTCTCTGCACCAGCTTCAACGATGCGCCGGAGAAGGGCTCGCGCCCCTACGATCGGGATCGCGACGGCTTTGTCATGGGCGAGGGCGCGGGCGTCGTCGTTCTCGAGGAGCTCGATCACGCCAAAGCGCGCGGCGCGAAGATTTACGCCGAGGTCATCGGCTACGGCATGTCCGGCGACGCCTACCACATCACCGCTCCTTCCGAGGACGGCGACGGGGCCTATCGCTGTATGAAGGCCGCTATCAAGCGCGCTGGCGTTTCGCCGGCCGAGATCGACTACATCAACGCCCATGGCACCTCGACCATGGCTGATACGATTGAACTTGGCGCCGTGGAGCGCGTCGTCGGAAATGCGGCGGGCAAACTGTCGATGTCCTCGACCAAGTCCGCGATCGGCCATCTTCTGGGCGCGTCGGGCGCGGTCGAGGCGATCTTCACCACGCTCGCGATCCGGGACCAGGTTGCGCCGCCGACGATTAACCTCGACAATCCTTCGGTCGAGACGGCGATCGACCTGACGCCGCATACGGCCAAAAAGAGGCAGATCGACGTCGCCCTGTCGAACTCGTTTGGATTCGGCGGGACGAACGCGTCGCTGGTATTGCGACGCTACCAAGCGTAA
- a CDS encoding tetratricopeptide repeat protein, translating into MEQLADRAWAWNNLGNVLKEDPATLAEARDAYETALRLAPDYPEAHNNLGVVFERARRFEDALRSYKRATELKPDYYEAYYNLGHLCVVVGQIEEGVTALSHSILLNVGGAREARVLLAHAHRRIGEPEKALEIIREWMKTEPDDPVARHMLAAHSGDSPDRATDAYVVATFDKFAESFDARLSMLGYRAPQIVAEALAEAHPDGRSFGVLADAGCGTGLCGPLVRERCERMIGLDLSSGMLEKAEARGYDELHEAELTAFLGERPATFNSVISADTLCYFGEINEFARVAFSSLRPDGVLVFTVEALEGEEGAGFRLEPHGRYRHRHDFVEQRLREAGFVIETIRRDTLRKEDAKPVEGWIVTARRPA; encoded by the coding sequence ATGGAGCAGCTCGCTGATCGGGCCTGGGCATGGAACAATCTCGGCAATGTTCTGAAGGAGGACCCGGCGACTCTCGCCGAAGCGCGGGACGCTTATGAAACGGCGCTTCGCCTGGCGCCGGACTATCCCGAGGCGCACAATAATCTCGGCGTTGTCTTCGAGCGTGCGCGACGCTTCGAGGACGCCTTGCGGAGTTACAAACGCGCGACGGAGCTGAAGCCTGACTATTACGAGGCCTATTACAATCTGGGCCATCTCTGTGTCGTGGTCGGCCAGATCGAGGAGGGCGTCACGGCGCTGAGCCATTCGATCCTCCTCAACGTGGGCGGCGCGCGGGAGGCTCGCGTCTTGCTCGCACACGCGCACCGTCGCATCGGCGAGCCCGAAAAGGCGCTTGAGATCATTCGCGAGTGGATGAAAACCGAGCCCGATGATCCCGTGGCTCGGCACATGCTCGCCGCGCACAGCGGCGACTCGCCGGATCGCGCGACAGACGCCTATGTCGTGGCGACTTTCGACAAGTTCGCCGAGAGTTTCGACGCCAGGCTGTCCATGCTTGGCTATCGGGCGCCGCAGATTGTCGCCGAAGCGCTCGCAGAGGCGCATCCAGATGGGCGCAGCTTCGGCGTGCTCGCCGACGCCGGTTGTGGCACAGGGCTTTGTGGCCCGCTCGTGCGCGAGCGCTGCGAGCGGATGATCGGGCTTGATCTGTCGAGCGGCATGCTCGAAAAGGCCGAAGCGCGTGGCTACGATGAATTGCATGAGGCTGAGCTGACCGCGTTTCTGGGCGAGCGCCCGGCGACGTTCAATTCAGTCATTTCAGCCGACACGCTTTGCTATTTCGGCGAAATCAACGAATTTGCGCGTGTCGCATTTTCCTCGTTGAGGCCCGACGGCGTGCTCGTCTTCACGGTCGAGGCCCTGGAGGGCGAGGAAGGCGCAGGGTTCCGCCTCGAGCCGCATGGCCGGTATCGCCATCGCCACGACTTCGTCGAGCAGCGTCTTCGCGAGGCCGGCTTCGTGATCGAAACCATCCGGCGGGATACGCTGCGCAAGGAGGACGCCAAGCCCGTCGAGGGCTGGATCGTCACGGCGCGCAGGCCGGCCTGA
- the fabG gene encoding 3-oxoacyl-[acyl-carrier-protein] reductase: MFDLTGKNALVTGASGGIGGAVAKALHAQGATVGISGTRREALDALAAELGSRVHVLPANLSEKDSVEALVPAAEAAMGELHVLVNNAGVTRDNIFMRMKDEEWDQVIRVNLEAAFRLSRAAVKGMMRRRSGRIISITSVVGVTGNPGQGNYAASKAGLIGMSKALALEVASRGVTVNCVAPGFIETAMTGALNEKQKETVLSRVPAGRLGTSAEIAAAVVYLASDEGAYVTGQTLHVNGGMAMI; this comes from the coding sequence ATGTTCGATCTCACAGGCAAAAACGCGCTGGTGACGGGCGCTTCCGGCGGCATCGGCGGCGCAGTCGCAAAAGCGTTGCATGCGCAGGGCGCGACGGTCGGAATATCGGGCACCCGCAGGGAGGCGCTCGATGCGCTCGCGGCCGAACTCGGCTCCCGCGTTCATGTGTTGCCGGCGAATCTCTCTGAGAAGGATTCGGTCGAAGCCCTTGTGCCTGCGGCGGAAGCGGCGATGGGCGAGCTTCATGTCCTCGTCAACAACGCCGGTGTGACGCGCGACAACATCTTCATGCGCATGAAGGACGAGGAGTGGGATCAGGTCATTCGCGTCAATCTCGAGGCGGCGTTCCGTCTGTCGCGCGCGGCCGTGAAAGGCATGATGCGCCGGCGTTCGGGCCGCATCATCTCGATCACCTCCGTCGTCGGCGTCACCGGCAATCCCGGACAGGGCAATTACGCCGCGTCGAAGGCCGGTCTGATCGGCATGTCGAAGGCGCTGGCGCTTGAAGTCGCGAGCCGCGGCGTGACCGTCAATTGCGTCGCCCCGGGCTTCATCGAGACCGCGATGACGGGCGCGCTCAACGAAAAGCAGAAGGAAACGGTGCTTTCGCGTGTGCCGGCCGGCCGTTTGGGGACTTCGGCGGAGATCGCGGCGGCCGTGGTCTATCTCGCGAGCGACGAGGGCGCCTACGTCACTGGACAGACCTTGCACGTTAATGGCGGCATGGCGATGATCTAA
- the fabD gene encoding ACP S-malonyltransferase yields MTLAITCPGQGSQAVGMGKALAEAFPSARAVFEEVDAALGEKLSTLMFKGPLETLTLTANAQPALMAVSVAGMRALEAEAGLDPARDVGFFAGHSLGEYSALACARALSVTDAARLLRLRGEAMQKAVPVGEGAMAVLLGLEWEQAVAVAAEAAQGQVCDAANDNGPGQAVVSGHKAAVERAVEIAKGKGAKRAMLLPVSAPFHCALMKPAADAMAEALAKASIARPAASIVANVTAGPESDPAVIRANLVKQVTGTVRWRESVGWMAANGVDSFLEVGAGKVLTGLSKRMAPAAQSSAVGTPDDVRAFAAARNS; encoded by the coding sequence ATGACGCTCGCGATCACCTGCCCCGGGCAGGGCAGTCAGGCCGTCGGCATGGGCAAGGCGCTGGCCGAGGCGTTCCCGTCCGCGCGCGCGGTGTTCGAGGAGGTCGATGCCGCGCTGGGCGAGAAACTCTCCACTCTGATGTTCAAGGGGCCGCTCGAAACCCTGACCCTGACCGCCAATGCCCAGCCCGCCCTGATGGCCGTCTCCGTCGCCGGCATGCGGGCTCTTGAGGCCGAGGCCGGGCTCGATCCCGCGCGCGACGTCGGCTTCTTCGCCGGCCATTCGCTCGGTGAATATTCGGCGTTGGCCTGCGCGCGGGCGCTGTCTGTGACCGACGCGGCCCGTCTGCTGCGATTGCGCGGCGAGGCCATGCAGAAGGCCGTTCCGGTCGGCGAGGGCGCCATGGCGGTGCTGCTCGGCCTCGAATGGGAGCAGGCCGTCGCCGTCGCCGCCGAGGCGGCGCAGGGGCAGGTCTGCGACGCCGCCAACGACAACGGACCCGGCCAGGCGGTCGTCTCCGGCCACAAGGCGGCGGTTGAGCGCGCCGTGGAGATCGCCAAGGGCAAGGGCGCTAAGCGCGCGATGCTGCTGCCGGTGTCCGCGCCCTTCCATTGCGCCCTGATGAAGCCTGCGGCGGACGCGATGGCGGAGGCCTTGGCGAAAGCCTCGATCGCCCGGCCTGCGGCGTCGATCGTGGCCAATGTCACGGCCGGTCCGGAAAGCGACCCCGCCGTGATCCGCGCCAATCTCGTGAAACAGGTGACGGGAACGGTGCGTTGGCGCGAGAGCGTCGGCTGGATGGCCGCCAACGGCGTTGATTCATTTCTTGAGGTTGGCGCCGGCAAGGTGTTGACCGGACTCTCGAAAAGAATGGCGCCGGCGGCGCAGTCGAGCGCGGTTGGAACGCCTGACGATGTCAGGGCTTTCGCCGCGGCGCGCAACTCATAG
- a CDS encoding ABC transporter permease has product MTARASLALVLKAAALALFAFVLIGPLFNLALWSVAERWYAPFKLPVVYGLRYWEVVFRPTGDAMSSLATSVLIAALVVVVALAVSIPAGYALARLKLPLRAAIMILFLLPQAFPSITIYINVARVFYMVGLAGTIPGVVLVHAAHALVYSVWVTTAAFAAVDHDLELAARNMGASPQRAFWTVTLPLAAPGIMASAIFVFLESLDEFTGTFFVGVPQVTTLPLLLYSASMGGNYQIASITALILLIPSIGFMLLIERFLKADVMAKVGR; this is encoded by the coding sequence ATGACGGCGCGCGCTTCGCTTGCGCTCGTTCTGAAGGCGGCGGCGCTCGCCCTCTTCGCCTTCGTGCTGATCGGCCCGCTGTTCAATCTCGCGCTCTGGTCAGTGGCGGAGCGATGGTACGCGCCATTCAAACTGCCTGTGGTCTACGGCTTGCGCTATTGGGAGGTGGTGTTCCGCCCCACCGGCGACGCCATGTCGTCTCTTGCGACCAGCGTGCTGATCGCGGCGCTGGTGGTCGTCGTCGCGCTCGCCGTTTCGATTCCCGCGGGCTACGCGCTGGCGCGCCTCAAATTGCCCTTACGCGCTGCCATCATGATCCTGTTCCTGCTGCCGCAGGCTTTTCCGTCGATCACGATCTACATCAACGTGGCGCGCGTCTTCTACATGGTCGGACTTGCGGGGACCATTCCCGGCGTGGTGCTGGTCCATGCCGCGCATGCGCTCGTTTATTCCGTCTGGGTCACGACCGCCGCCTTCGCCGCGGTCGACCATGATCTCGAACTCGCGGCGCGCAACATGGGCGCGTCGCCGCAGCGCGCCTTCTGGACGGTGACGCTGCCGCTCGCGGCGCCGGGCATCATGGCGAGCGCCATCTTCGTGTTTCTTGAATCGCTCGACGAATTCACCGGCACGTTCTTCGTCGGCGTGCCGCAGGTCACGACGCTGCCGCTGCTGCTCTACAGCGCAAGCATGGGCGGCAACTATCAGATCGCCTCGATCACCGCCCTCATTCTTCTCATCCCCTCGATCGGCTTCATGCTGCTGATCGAGCGCTTCCTGAAAGCCGATGTGATGGCGAAGGTCGGAAGATGA
- a CDS encoding ABC transporter permease — MKQGYIWGLILIAPALALIAILFLYPLALSLELSLTEPGGTIGLANFQKAFELYSGDIIYTIFIVVVSTLLTGLAATAIAGALTMGETPWLVGTLRWLYRWPLFIPFIVAAQCMRTFLAKNGLMNNTFVGMGLLDPLSTQSFLDWRGVIITFVWKQTPFVALLLAGAMASIDRATIEAGRNLGASRLRALIELVIPQVARTLLVGMVLSFVTMMSVLSVPMMVAGSQPTMMTVDMAFRVTSYGDYGVANALGVISYLITAFAAWFYLRHNLAERRQAP, encoded by the coding sequence TTGAAGCAGGGCTACATCTGGGGGCTGATCCTGATCGCGCCGGCGCTGGCGCTGATCGCGATCCTTTTCCTTTATCCTCTCGCGCTGTCGCTGGAGCTCTCGCTGACCGAGCCCGGCGGAACGATCGGCCTCGCCAATTTTCAGAAAGCGTTCGAGCTCTATTCCGGCGATATCATCTATACGATCTTCATCGTCGTCGTCTCGACGCTGCTGACAGGCCTCGCTGCGACGGCGATCGCCGGCGCGCTCACCATGGGCGAGACGCCATGGCTCGTCGGAACGCTGCGCTGGCTCTATCGCTGGCCGCTGTTCATCCCCTTCATCGTCGCCGCGCAGTGCATGCGCACCTTCCTCGCGAAGAACGGGCTGATGAACAACACCTTCGTCGGCATGGGGCTCCTCGATCCCTTGTCGACGCAGAGCTTCCTCGACTGGCGCGGCGTCATCATCACCTTCGTCTGGAAGCAGACGCCTTTCGTCGCCCTGCTGCTCGCCGGCGCGATGGCCTCGATCGATCGCGCGACGATCGAGGCCGGGCGCAATCTCGGCGCGTCGCGTCTGCGGGCGCTGATCGAGCTCGTCATCCCGCAGGTGGCGCGCACGCTGCTGGTCGGCATGGTGCTGTCCTTCGTGACGATGATGAGCGTCCTGTCGGTGCCGATGATGGTCGCGGGATCGCAGCCGACCATGATGACGGTGGACATGGCGTTCCGCGTCACGTCCTATGGAGACTATGGCGTCGCCAATGCGCTCGGCGTGATCTCCTATCTCATCACCGCTTTCGCCGCCTGGTTCTATCTCCGACATAATCTCGCGGAGCGGAGGCAAGCGCCATGA